The following proteins are encoded in a genomic region of Chryseobacterium cucumeris:
- a CDS encoding IS1096 element passenger TnpR family protein codes for MVYKIRVILDAKEDIFRDVEVKGKQTLWNLHLGIKSAFSLQGDELSTFNLLEDDGTIVKSVPLEDMSDDGDGEIMSDVYIDEAFENVGDKAQFQYGLLDLWEFFCELVEVIEETKGVNYPITVYRFGNVPLKAPSKNGSAGGGKKKSAMPLVDDEFGFDDDFVAGGNFSDEDDDSFDDEEEEDYNDDVFDEEDDNDDER; via the coding sequence ATGGTTTACAAAATCCGCGTAATATTAGATGCGAAAGAGGATATTTTCCGTGATGTCGAAGTTAAGGGAAAACAAACGTTATGGAACTTACATTTAGGAATTAAAAGTGCATTCAGTCTGCAGGGAGATGAACTTTCTACTTTTAATCTGTTGGAAGATGACGGAACGATCGTAAAAAGTGTCCCATTGGAAGATATGAGTGATGATGGTGATGGTGAGATCATGTCAGATGTTTACATTGATGAAGCTTTTGAAAATGTAGGTGACAAAGCGCAATTCCAGTATGGACTTCTTGATCTTTGGGAATTCTTCTGCGAGCTTGTGGAAGTAATTGAAGAAACAAAAGGCGTGAACTATCCGATCACCGTATACCGATTTGGAAATGTTCCATTAAAAGCTCCCAGCAAAAACGGAAGTGCCGGAGGTGGCAAAAAGAAATCAGCAATGCCATTGGTAGATGATGAGTTCGGTTTTGATGATGATTTCGTAGCGGGAGGAAACTTTTCAGATGAAGATGATGACAGCTTTGATGATGAGGAAGAAGAAGACTACAATGACGATGTCTTTGATGAGGAAGATGACAATGATGATGAAAGATAG
- a CDS encoding alpha-amylase family glycosyl hydrolase — protein MKKIILLAVIGLGIVSCTTQKKIRKMTELPKDWKHNTNIYEVNIRQYTQEGTFKAFAKEMPRLKSMGVKTLWFMPVTPIARQNKKGSLGSPYAAADYTSINPEFGTLQDFKDMVNEAHRLGFKVIIDWVANHTGWDHLWTKTHPEFYLKDPDGKFHIASGMDDIIELDYKNQEMRQAMIDAMKFWVQETNIDGFRCDLASWVEVDFWEQARPEVEKIKPLFWLGEFDELESPEYGKVFDASYSWKWMHKSADYYKNNEPLQELKDLLRQYSNIGDASMRAWFTTNHDENSWNGTEYEKYGVITKPMAVFSATWNGIPLLYSGQELPNMKRLEFFEKDAIKWTNTYQAADFYKTLLDLKTSNPALRGGDSNVTTYLLNTTANDKILAYVRKNGKDEVLVVLNMSKEPLNFSIEDEHLSGTFRNVFDKTKRDFSNGKDFSFKVSDFAVFEK, from the coding sequence ATGAAAAAAATAATTTTGTTAGCTGTAATTGGTCTGGGAATTGTTTCCTGTACCACTCAAAAAAAAATCCGGAAGATGACAGAACTGCCAAAAGATTGGAAACATAATACAAATATTTACGAAGTAAACATAAGACAATACACTCAGGAAGGAACTTTCAAAGCATTTGCAAAAGAAATGCCCCGACTGAAATCTATGGGAGTAAAAACACTCTGGTTTATGCCTGTTACTCCGATTGCCCGGCAAAATAAAAAGGGAAGTCTGGGGAGTCCTTATGCCGCAGCAGATTATACTTCCATCAATCCTGAATTCGGAACCCTGCAGGATTTTAAAGATATGGTGAATGAAGCTCACAGGTTAGGATTCAAAGTAATCATCGACTGGGTAGCCAATCATACCGGCTGGGATCATCTATGGACAAAAACACATCCTGAATTTTATCTTAAAGATCCGGATGGAAAATTCCATATTGCTTCCGGAATGGATGATATTATTGAATTGGATTATAAAAACCAGGAAATGCGCCAGGCAATGATTGATGCTATGAAGTTCTGGGTACAGGAAACCAATATCGACGGTTTCCGGTGTGACCTTGCTTCATGGGTAGAAGTCGATTTCTGGGAACAGGCACGTCCTGAAGTGGAAAAAATAAAGCCTCTTTTCTGGTTGGGAGAATTTGATGAACTGGAAAGTCCGGAGTACGGTAAAGTTTTCGACGCCAGTTATTCCTGGAAATGGATGCATAAATCTGCTGACTATTACAAAAATAATGAACCTCTTCAGGAATTAAAAGATCTTCTGAGACAATATTCCAATATCGGAGACGCTTCAATGAGAGCCTGGTTTACCACCAATCACGATGAAAACTCATGGAACGGAACAGAATATGAAAAATACGGAGTCATTACAAAACCTATGGCAGTATTCTCTGCAACATGGAATGGCATTCCGTTATTATATTCCGGCCAGGAACTTCCAAATATGAAGAGATTGGAATTTTTCGAAAAAGATGCTATCAAATGGACCAATACCTATCAGGCTGCAGATTTCTATAAAACATTATTGGATTTAAAAACATCAAATCCTGCATTAAGAGGAGGTGATTCCAATGTGACCACCTATCTTCTTAATACGACAGCCAATGATAAAATTCTTGCTTATGTAAGGAAAAATGGGAAAGATGAAGTGCTGGTAGTCCTGAACATGTCAAAAGAACCGCTTAATTTCTCCATTGAAGACGAACATCTGTCCGGAACCTTCAGAAATGTTTTTGATAAAACCAAAAGAGATTTCAGCAATGGAAAAGATTTTAGTTTTAAGGTATCTGATTTTGCCGTATTTGAAAAGTAA
- a CDS encoding thymidylate synthase, with translation MQNYLDLLQHILDNGTDKTDRTGTGTRSVFGYQLRYDLSKGFPLVTTKKVHLKSIIYELLWFLKGDTNIKYLNDNGVSIWDEWADENGNLGPVYGAQWRSWNGADGKVVDQITEVIDQIKKNPDSRRLIVSAWNVAEIPNMALAPCHALFQFYVADGKLSLQLYQRSADVFLGVPFNIASYALLLMMVAQVCDLEVGDYVHSFGDVHIYNNHFEQVNRQLGREPRSLPTMKLNPDVKNIFDFDFEDFTLENYDPHPGIKAPVAI, from the coding sequence ATGCAAAACTACCTGGACCTTTTACAGCATATTTTAGACAACGGAACTGATAAAACAGATAGAACAGGCACCGGAACAAGAAGTGTTTTCGGATATCAGCTGAGATATGATCTGTCTAAAGGATTTCCCTTGGTAACGACGAAAAAAGTGCATTTGAAATCCATTATCTATGAGTTGCTTTGGTTCCTGAAAGGAGATACCAATATTAAGTATCTTAATGATAACGGGGTAAGCATCTGGGATGAATGGGCAGATGAAAATGGAAATCTGGGACCTGTTTATGGTGCACAATGGAGAAGCTGGAATGGAGCAGACGGAAAAGTAGTAGACCAGATTACAGAAGTAATTGACCAGATCAAAAAAAATCCGGATTCCAGAAGACTTATCGTATCAGCATGGAATGTTGCAGAAATTCCTAACATGGCTTTGGCTCCTTGTCATGCCTTGTTCCAGTTCTACGTAGCTGATGGTAAATTATCGCTGCAGCTGTATCAGAGAAGTGCAGATGTTTTCCTTGGTGTACCGTTCAATATTGCAAGTTATGCATTGCTGCTGATGATGGTAGCTCAGGTATGTGATCTTGAAGTAGGGGATTATGTTCACAGTTTTGGAGATGTTCATATTTATAACAATCATTTTGAACAGGTAAACAGACAGCTTGGAAGAGAACCACGATCACTTCCTACAATGAAATTAAATCCTGACGTTAAAAATATCTTTGATTTCGATTTCGAGGACTTTACGCTGGAAAATTATGATCCGCATCCGGGGATCAAAGCTCCTGTAGCCATTTAA
- a CDS encoding M1 family metallopeptidase: protein MRKAILSIAILGILFSANVSAQTETSGREKVYRATHTKVTELKHTKLKVNFDYQKEQMNGEEWLTASPYFYATNELTLDAKGMLIHEVALDNNGKKSPLKYEYKDDVLKITLDKTYQRNQDYTVYIKYTSRPNEVKQQGSMAINDAKGLYFINAQGTDPNTPTQIWTQGETESSSAWFPTIDKPNQKTTQEIFMTVPDKYVTLSNGLMKDSKKESNGLRTDHWVMDKRHSTYLFFMGVGEYAIVKDKWKNIPVDYYIEKEYEPYAKQIYGNTPEMIDFFSKKLNYDYPWAKYAQISGRDYVSGAMENTTATLHGSDILQKPGQLIDENTWEDTIAHELFHHWFGDLVTAESWSNLTVNESFANYSEYLWNEYKYGKDQADYHLMTDVNNYLHNPSDFNKNLVRFNYESREDVFDLVTYQKGGGILNMLRNYLGDDAFFAGMNDYLKTNEYQNAEAHQLRLSFEKVSGKDLNWFFNQWYFGSGNPKINYSSTFEPVKKQVAVTINQTQEKPFEFPLAIDVYDNGKPKRYNVWVNAEAKNTFSFDVSKTPDLVNINADGVLLADITDTKTPEQNLMQFTNSKEFKSRYLALNGIKDQAGKNPAAVKLLAAALKDPFFRVRKKALNLMDLTNPEQMKALGAEVEKLASNDPKTLVQAAAITALGKTKDKKYLPLFEKGVNAVSNAVKGSSMGALLSIDPSRANSLADKIDMKGASEELQAQLLPVIVKNRITSQIENIAPLATFYPFIKFQNPELGKAAEDGFNWIMTSDNLKATESVTKIAGYAKNQMAGNPQAKMMMVQTLKDGLSKKMELLKQNPQNAASINKQIDVINKAIENYK from the coding sequence ATGAGAAAGGCTATTTTATCAATTGCTATACTTGGAATTTTATTTTCCGCCAATGTATCAGCACAAACCGAAACTTCAGGAAGAGAAAAAGTATACAGAGCTACCCACACGAAAGTAACGGAGCTTAAGCACACAAAACTGAAAGTGAATTTCGATTATCAGAAAGAACAGATGAATGGGGAAGAATGGCTTACCGCTTCACCTTACTTCTATGCCACCAATGAGCTTACCCTTGATGCAAAAGGAATGCTGATTCATGAAGTGGCTCTTGATAACAACGGTAAAAAGTCTCCTTTAAAATACGAATACAAAGATGATGTTCTAAAAATTACGCTGGATAAAACTTATCAGAGAAATCAGGATTATACCGTTTACATCAAATATACCTCCCGCCCGAATGAAGTGAAACAACAGGGAAGTATGGCAATCAATGATGCAAAGGGTTTGTATTTCATAAACGCTCAGGGAACAGATCCCAACACACCAACACAAATCTGGACACAGGGAGAAACAGAATCTTCTTCAGCATGGTTTCCTACTATTGATAAACCCAACCAAAAGACAACACAGGAAATCTTTATGACAGTTCCTGATAAATATGTAACGCTTTCCAACGGTCTTATGAAAGATTCTAAAAAAGAATCCAACGGACTTAGAACCGATCATTGGGTGATGGACAAGAGACATTCTACTTATCTTTTCTTTATGGGCGTTGGAGAATATGCCATCGTAAAAGACAAATGGAAAAACATTCCTGTTGATTATTATATTGAAAAGGAATACGAGCCTTATGCTAAACAGATCTACGGAAATACTCCGGAAATGATCGACTTTTTCTCCAAAAAGCTGAATTATGACTATCCATGGGCGAAATATGCCCAGATTTCCGGAAGAGATTATGTAAGTGGTGCAATGGAAAATACCACAGCCACTCTTCATGGAAGTGATATCCTTCAGAAACCCGGTCAGCTTATCGATGAAAATACATGGGAAGATACCATTGCCCATGAACTGTTCCATCATTGGTTTGGAGATCTGGTAACGGCAGAAAGCTGGAGCAACCTTACCGTCAATGAATCTTTTGCTAACTATTCCGAATACCTTTGGAATGAATACAAATATGGAAAAGACCAGGCAGATTATCACCTGATGACGGATGTGAATAATTATCTTCATAATCCGTCCGATTTTAATAAAAATCTGGTGAGATTCAATTACGAATCCCGTGAAGATGTTTTTGATCTTGTAACATACCAGAAAGGAGGTGGCATTTTAAATATGCTGAGAAACTATCTTGGAGATGATGCCTTCTTTGCCGGAATGAATGATTATCTGAAAACCAATGAATACCAAAATGCTGAAGCCCACCAATTAAGATTGTCTTTTGAAAAAGTTTCCGGGAAAGACTTAAACTGGTTCTTTAATCAATGGTATTTTGGAAGCGGAAACCCAAAGATTAATTATTCATCCACCTTTGAACCGGTAAAAAAACAGGTTGCCGTAACCATTAATCAAACTCAGGAAAAACCATTTGAATTTCCTCTGGCTATTGATGTCTATGACAATGGAAAACCTAAAAGATATAATGTCTGGGTAAATGCAGAAGCAAAAAATACATTCAGTTTTGATGTTTCTAAAACACCGGATCTTGTCAATATCAACGCAGACGGAGTTTTACTTGCTGATATTACGGATACTAAAACTCCGGAACAGAATCTGATGCAGTTTACCAACTCCAAGGAATTTAAAAGCAGATATCTGGCTCTAAACGGAATTAAAGATCAGGCCGGGAAAAACCCTGCAGCTGTAAAATTATTGGCTGCTGCATTAAAAGATCCTTTCTTCAGAGTAAGAAAAAAAGCATTAAACTTAATGGACCTTACTAATCCTGAACAAATGAAAGCATTGGGTGCTGAAGTTGAAAAACTGGCTTCCAATGATCCTAAAACATTGGTACAAGCGGCAGCTATTACGGCTTTAGGAAAAACAAAAGATAAAAAATACCTTCCTTTATTTGAAAAAGGTGTAAATGCTGTTTCAAATGCAGTAAAAGGAAGTTCAATGGGTGCGCTTCTTTCTATTGATCCGTCAAGAGCAAACAGTCTTGCTGATAAAATTGATATGAAAGGTGCTTCAGAAGAATTGCAGGCACAATTGCTTCCTGTTATTGTAAAGAACAGAATTACTTCACAGATAGAAAATATTGCACCTCTTGCCACTTTTTATCCATTCATTAAATTCCAGAATCCGGAATTGGGAAAAGCAGCAGAAGACGGTTTCAACTGGATCATGACTTCCGATAACCTGAAAGCTACTGAAAGTGTCACTAAAATAGCAGGATATGCCAAAAACCAAATGGCAGGCAATCCACAGGCTAAAATGATGATGGTTCAGACGCTGAAAGATGGCTTGAGCAAAAAAATGGAACTGCTGAAACAGAATCCGCAAAACGCCGCAAGTATCAACAAGCAGATTGATGTCATCAATAAAGCAATTGAAAATTATAAGTAA